The following coding sequences are from one Schizosaccharomyces osmophilus chromosome 1, complete sequence window:
- the png2 gene encoding ING family histone acetyltransferase complex PHD-type zinc finger subunit Png2, with product MGTTGIEVFAALNDFTDAIVSIPESVCSNFTYLKEIDARSRELKTNVTDEIESILRDGKAGNNPINNRCLQLENDIKGMIPFSDSKICLATEAMDNINQCIDRLDADFEYVELEIPQQLRLGYPDGRALFNHPNSNQRMEGKKETRRNQPQQQHTDHQQQNHHTSYPGHPIEERSSVHHENDNTDVPHATNNTPSKRRKTTAQRKSTSPLHRTKPNVVTVVERRPGRRGTRQTTDDLSAKPNILESEELNEGEQLYCYCQQVSYGQMIGCDNENCKREWFHLPCVGLVEPPKGIWYCTECRESMKLEA from the exons ATGGGGACGACCGGCATTGAAGTTTTTGCAGCTCTAAATGATTTTACAGATG CCATTGTTTCCATTCCGGAGTCAGTGTGCAGTAACTTTACgtatttaaaagaaattgatgcCCGGTCTCGAG aattaaaaacgAATGTAACAGATGAAATAGAGTCGATTTTGAGAGATGGGAAAGCTGGAAATAATCCTATAAATAATCGTTGCTTGCAGCTAGAGAATGATATCAAAGGAATGATTCCTTTCTCAGATTCCAAAATATGTTTGGCTACAGAAGCGATGGATAATATAAACCAGTGTATCGATAGATTGGATGCCGATTTTGAATACGTGGAGCTGGAAATTCCACAGCAATTACGGTTAGGGTATCCGGATGGGCGTGCTTTATTTAACCATCCTAATAGCAATCAAAGGAtggaaggaaagaaagaaacgagAAGAAATCAACCCCAACAGCAGCATACGGATCATCAGCAGCAAAATCACCATACTTCTTATCCAGGACACCCTATCGAAGAACGATCCTCTGTGCATCATGAAAATGACAATACGGATGTTCCCCATGCTACTAATAACACTCCTAGCAAGCGGCGAAAAACAACTGCACAGCGGAAATCAACTTCCCCTCTTCATAGAACAAAACCAAATGTTGTTACTGTTGTGGAGCGAAGGCCAGGACGAAGAGGAACTAG ACAAACAACAGATGACCTTTCAGCGAAACCAAATATCCTAGAGTCGGAGGAATTGAACGAGGGCGAGCAACTTTATTGCTATTGTCAACAAGTTTCCTATGGCCAGATGATTGGATGTGATAATGAAAACTGTAAGCGTGAATGGTTTCATTTACCTTGCGTTGGTCTGGTAGAGCCACCAAAAGGCATTTGGTATTGTACAGAGTGTCGAGAAAGCATGAAACTTGAAGCTTGA
- the atx1 gene encoding copper chaperone Atx1 — MKYSFNVVMTCDGCKNAIDRVLNRLGVEEKAISLAAQEVTVTTDKPYDTVLQTIKKTGKEVRSGKTVE; from the exons ATGAAATACTCATTCAACGTTGTGATGACTTGCGATGGATGCAAAAACGCCATCGATCGGGTTTTAAATCGTTTGG GTGTCGAAGAAAAGGCGATCTCTTTGGCGGCTCAAGAAGTTACTGTTACTACAGACAAACCATATGATACGGTATTGCAAACTATCAAGaaaacaggaaaagaagTTCGTTCTGGGAAGACCGTTGAGTAA
- the rrf1 gene encoding mitochondrial translation termination factor Rrf1, with protein sequence MSSSLLLIRPEMINLTMITRASQWQKLSSIFWTRPNSVRNFHLNNTLWKEKKSKKLSSESIKDSEVYSDVLNKMESEMSQIHKKLEAGFKELALSPNQGVFNQLEKLSVHFGSSTSKKNSNESQLLRDVASLTKKSAQQLIIHPYEESYMKHVLKSLDESSLPIKASKTDSSTIMVVPQKTTQESRQRLAKELENHAKKSKDTVSSMRNDVKKAIAKYKKERAWTTDDCYNAESHMQVIYKKSVSTLDTILNNVLKKVLNP encoded by the exons ATGTCGAGCAGTTTGCTCCTTATTAG ACCTGAAATGATTAATCTAACTATGATTACACGGGCTTCCCAATGGCAAAAGCTCTCTAGCATTTTTTGGACACGGCCAAATTCTGTGCGGAATTTTCACCTAAATAACACATTatggaaggaaaaaaagagtaaaaAATTATCTTCTGAAAGTATCAAAGATTCCGAAGTGTACAGCGATGttttaaacaaaatggAAAGTGAAATGTCTCAGATTCATAAGAAGTTGGAAGCGGGATTCAAGGAATTGGCTTTATCACCAAATCAAGGAGTTTTCAATCAACTAGAAAAACTTTCCGTTCATTTTGGATCATCTACCTCTAAGAAAAATTCCAATGAAAGTCAATTACTTCGCGACGTGGCTTCccttaccaaaaaaagtgCTCAGCAGCTTATAATTCACCCATACGAAGAATCCTACATGAAGCATGTTTTAAAATCATTGGATGAATCATCGCTCCCCATTAAAGCATCTAAGACAGATTCATCAACCATCATGGTTGTACCTCAGAAGACAACCCAAGAAAGCAGACAACGATTAGCTAAAGAACTGGAGAATCATGCTAAGAAATCCAAAGATACTGTTTCTTCTATGAGGAATGACGTGAAAAAGGCGATTGCAAAGTACAAGAAAGAACGAGCATGGACAACTGATGACTGTTACAACGCTGAAAGCCATATGCAAGTAATTTACAAGAAGTCTGTGTCGACACTTGATACCATTCTCAACAATGTATTGAAGAAAGTTTTGAATCCATAA
- the cft1 gene encoding mRNA cleavage and polyadenylation specificity factor complex, WD repeat protein Cft1 — MSTIFQSLTDSTAVKNAVQGKLSSLSTSNLIVGRVDSLYVFEIEKVQKDESEAFSQNDYSNNLIDDSQAFMETNMHLIRTHEHTSYVLRLVSQFQVFGTITALSILKGKGNKGCDLLVMLSDYAKISILEWDMKTQSLVTTSLHYYEAVKPTMPSINRTPTQLIVDPDSNCCLLRFHTDMMAIIPFPKLEDLEMEEATVDDAKNIWNSITPYKPSFVLDSSQLESTIARILDVKFLYGYREPTLAILYSPQQTTTVTLPILKDNVCFSLVTLDLDQRASAVITTIQNLPYDIFQLVPIPMPLGGSLLVGGNELIYVDSAGRTVGIGVNTFYPKCTNFPLQDRSNFNIELEGTIAVPLVNSKIGNPFVLLILTSGQFLYLDFILDGKTVKGLSLQNLDLDINEDFLRAGVTTALPIEENMIFLGSQVTDSYLVHWNRHSNISKNTEDNENDEFYSTNDAEMEEMLDIYETNDRNDTAGKIAFENGPLRMSIFDVLLNIGPITDFAIGKAGSLAYYPQDNHGPLELVGASGAGGAGGLVVFRRSIFPLVAGEFGFQGCEALWSVSLTGRQRRSRRRVQTSYMNLEPDAYLVLSKNDESFMFSAGETFDEVENSDFNKQSRTVDVGSLMSGMRMVQICPTSIHVYDSTLKRTQLFNFGKNQVVVSTSICDPCIIVVFLGGDISLYRMDLRSQLLTRTDLHSQLQSVKTASLIAPGNSTIFSKLFRNPNEYEQSQAVFDESSGIYGSLNGDSKTKSVSEADANLVTEKNVSNLDQQLLEKHPILFALTAEGVLKVLNLIDFSLLMECDAFDLPPTLSNGLKSETAFFNSESSQELVELMVADLGDDFKEPHLFLRSRMNEITVYKAFVFYDDTVHKNLLSFAKVPQEGMTREYQVGNIQPRDAGSASNEKSTNSIDHSRMVAIERVGSRSAVFVTGRKPFYILSTKHSNAKFYPVISEIPILSIAPFHSEHTPHGYIYVDENSFIRICKFQDDFNYDSRWAYKKIPLEKQVSGIAYHPTKMIYAVGSCVPSEFTVTDEDGKELYPPSDDKDYLPYANTGSLDLISPLTWTVIDNYGFLPYEIPLSVSVVNLEVSETTKLRKPYIAVGTSITKGEDIAVRGATYLFEIIDVVPQPGRPETRHKLKLITREEIKGTVAVVCEVDGYLLSGQGQKIIVRALEDEDHLVGVAFIDLGNYTVSAKCLRNLLLFGDIRQNVSFVGFSEEPYRMTLFAKGQDALSVTAADFIVQGENLYFVVADTEGDLRLLAYDPENPESHSGERLVARGDFHIGHIITAMKIVPKEKKSRQDDYEYDTGNDFSCVMVNADGGLQMVSPVSERVYRRLNIIQNYLANRVDSVGGLNPRSHRLISTSSNLSNAAHRVLDGTLIERFTYMSVAHRHEMAHKCGVPISTIMNDLVELDESLNYL, encoded by the coding sequence ATGTCAACtatatttcaaagtttgACGGATTCAACAGCCGTTAAAAATGCTGTTCAAGGAAAATTATCTTCACTTTCTACTAGTAATTTGATTGTTGGCAGAGTAGACTCtctttatgtttttgaaatcgagaaagttcaaaaagatgaatcTGAAGCTTTTTCACAGAATGATTACTCAAATAACTTGATTGATGATAGTCAAGCCTTTATGGAGACGAATATGCATTTGATTCGTACTCACGAACACACTAGTTATGTTTTACGTCTCGTGAGCCAATTTCAGGTATTTGGAACAATAACTGctctttctattttaaaaggaaaaggaaataagGGATGTGATTTACTAGTTATGTTGTCGGATTATGCTAAAATATCCATTTTAGAGTGGGATATGAAAACTCAAAGCCTAGTAACAACTAGTCTTCATTATTATGAAGCAGTTAAACCGACAATGCCGTCTATTAATCGAACTCCTACTCAGTTAATTGTTGATCCAGATTCTAATTGCTGTTTGCTGAGGTTTCACACTGATATGATGGCGATTATTCCTTTCCCCAAGCTTGAAGATCTTGAAATGGAGGAAGCCACTGTAGATGACGCTAAAAATATCTGGAATTCCATCACTCCTTATaaaccttcttttgttttagaCTCCTCTCAGTTAGAGTCTACAATCGCACGGATACTAGATGTTAAATTTTTGTATGGCTATAGAGAGCCAACTTTGGCTATCTTGTACAGTCCTCAGCAAACAACTACAGTAACCCTTCCTATCCTGAAAGACAATGTCTGCTTTTCTCTCGTTACTTTAGATTTGGATCAGCGTGCTAGTGCTGTGATCACCACGATACAAAATCTTCCGTATGATATTTTCCAATTAGTCCCAATACCAATGCCGCTTGGCGGATCATTGTTAGTTGGCGGTAATGAACTAATTTATGTTGACTCAGCCGGACGCACTGTTGGTATAGGCGTCAATACGTTTTATCCTAAGTGTACAAATTTTCCTCTTCAAGATCGATCAAATTTTAATATAGAGCTAGAGGGCACTATTGCAGTACCACTAGTTAATTCAAAGATTGGAAATCCGTTTGTACTATTAATTCTGACTTCTGGCCAATTTCTCTACcttgatttcattttggaTGGAAAAACGGTAAAAGGACTCTCTCTACAAAACCTAGATTTGGATATAAACGAAGACTTTTTGAGAGCCGGTGTGACTACAGCTTTACCAATCGAAGAGAACATGATATTTTTAGGAAGCCAGGTGACGGATAGCTATTTGGTTCATTGGAATCGTCACTCAAacatatcaaaaaatacgGAAGATAATGAGAATGATGAGTTTTACTCTACTAATGACGCCGAAATGGAGGAAATGCTCGATATTTATGAAACCAATGATCGTAACGATACTGCTGgtaaaattgcttttgaaaatggaCCTTTGCGAATGAGTATTTTCGATGTTTTGTTGAACATTGGGCCTATAACAGACTTCGCTATTGGTAAAGCTGGGTCTCTGGCATACTATCCACAAGATAATCATGGGCCGCTTGAACTAGTGGGAGCTAGTGGAGCCGGTGGCGCCGGTGGGcttgttgtttttcgtAGAAGTATTTTTCCTCTTGTTGCTGGCGAATTTGGTTTTCAGGGGTGTGAAGCTTTATGGTCCGTGAGCCTTACTGGGAGACAAAGACGTTCTCGTCGAAGAGTACAAACGTCGTACATGAATTTGGAGCCAGATGCCTATTTGGTGTTATCGAAAAATGATGAAtcttttatgttttctgCAGGTGAAACGTTTGACGAGGTCGAGAATTCAGATTTTAACAAACAGTCGAGAACAGTAGATGTAGGCTCGTTGATGTCGGGAATGAGAATGGTACAGATATGCCCTACAAGCATACATGTTTACGATTCTACCCTAAAAAGGACtcaacttttcaattttggaaaaaaccAGGTTGTGGTGTCAACCAGTATATGTGATCCTTGTATAATCGTTGTATTTTTGGGCGGTGATATTTCCCTGTATCGAATGGACTTAAGATCGCAGTTGCTTACGAGGACCGATTTACATAGCCAACTTCAAAGCGTTAAAACTGCTTCGTTAATTGCCCCTGGAAATTCTACAATATTTTCTAAACTTTTTCGGAATCCAAATGAATATGAGCAGAGTCAAGCGGTTTTTGACGAATCTTCGGGAATATATGGTTCTTTGAATGGTGATAGCAAAACCAAGAGCGTTTCTGAAGCAGATGCTAACCTGGTCACTGAAAAAAATGTAAGTAACCTTGATCAGCAATTACTAGAGAAACACCCAATCTTATTTGCTTTAACCGCAGAAGGTGTACTTAAAGTATTGAATCTCATAgacttttctcttttgatGGAATGCGACGCATTTGATCTACCACCAACTTTGTCCAACGGACTCAAGTCGGAAACCGCTTTCTTTAATTCTGAGTCTAGTCAAGAATTGGTTGAATTGATGGTAGCTGATTTAGGTGATGATTTTAAAGAACCCCATTTATTCCTGCGTTCGAGAATGAACGAGATAACCGTTTATAAAGCATTCGTTTTTTACGATGACACTGTACATAAAAATTTACTTTCATTTGCAAAAGTGCCCCAAGAAGGCATGACTCGAGAATACCAAGTAGGAAACATACAACCCCGTGATGCTGGATCTGCTTCAAATGAGAAGTCAACCAATTCAATAGATCATTCAAGGATGGTAGCCATCGAGAGAGTGGGAAGTCGTTCAGCTGTGTTTGTTACTGGACGTAAACCATTCTATATACTCAGTACTAAGCATTCAAACGCCAAATTTTATCCTGTTATTTCTGAAATTCccattctttcaattgcTCCTTTTCATTCTGAACATACTCCTCATGGTTATATATACGTGGATGAAAACTCTTTCATTCGTATTTGCAAATTTCAGGATGATTTCAATTATGATTCTCGTTGGGcctataaaaaaattccgttggaaaaacaagttaGTGGTATTGCATATCACCCAACTAAAATGATATATGCAGTTGGAAGTTGTGTGCCCTCTGAATTTACTGTCACGGACGAGGATGGGAAAGAGCTTTATCCGCCAAGTGATGATAAAGATTATTTACCTTATGCTAATACCGGTTCTTTGGATTTGATTTCCCCCTTAACATGGACAGTCATTGATAATTATGGATTTTTGCCGTATGAAATCCCATTGTCTGTGTCTGTTGTTAATTTGGAAGTGTCAGAGACAACGAAACTTAGAAAACCCTATATTGCTGTTGGAACTTCTATTACAAAGGGTGAAGATATTGCTGTTCGTGGTGCTACTTACCTTTTCGAGATTATCGACGTCGTCCCTCAACCAGGCCGACCAGAAACTCGACACAAACTAAAGCTAATCACAAGAGAAGAGATTAAAGGTACTGTTGCTGTGGTTTGCGAGGTAGACGGTTATTTATTGAGTGGGCAGGGCCAAAAGATAATAGTTCGAGctttggaagatgaagatcATTTGGTTGGTGTAGCTTTTATAGATTTGGGTAACTATACCGTTTCCGCGAAATGTTTGCGAAATTTACTTCTATTTGGGGATATTCGACAAAATGTTTCATTCGTTGGCTTCTCGGAAGAGCCTTATCGAATGACTCTATTTGCTAAAGGTCAAGACGCACTATCTGTTACAGCAGCGGACTTCATAGTTCAAGGAGAAAACCTTTATTTTGTAGTAGCTGATACTGAGGGTGATTTGAGATTATTAGCCTATGATCCCGAAAATCCCGAATCTCATTCAGGTGAACGACTGGTTGCCAGAGGTGACTTCCATATTGGTCATATAATTACAGCAATGAAAATCGtaccaaaggaaaagaagtcAAGACAAGACGATTATGAGTACGATACAGGGAACGATTTCTCTTGCGTTATGGTAAATGCTGATGGAGGTTTACAAATGGTAAGCCCTGTATCTGAAAGGGTGTATCGTCGTCTCAATATTATTCAAAACTACTTAGCCAATAGAGTGGATTCAGTTGGTGGATTGAATCCCCGGTCGCATCGATTAATCTCCACGTCTTCGAATTTGAGCAATGCTGCTCATCGAGTATTGGACGGTACGTTAATTGAACGGTTTACTTACATGTCTGTTGCTCACAGACATGAAATGGCTCACAAGTGTGGTGTACCAATCTCTACAATCATGAATGATTTAGTAGAGCTGGATGAATCACTTAACTacctttaa
- the pop8 gene encoding RNase P and RNase MRP subunit Pop8, whose amino-acid sequence MVLHQRLKSENYYILVKVLHNSSMETGFDELTLRHFITLALSQSFGIFGSAISVDILHRNASLLYLRCHINDSEKVLLALGSYIREPEQVRFQVLHATNILAEIGPNRSQFTKSLL is encoded by the exons ATGGTTTTACATCAACGTTtaaaaagtgaaaattATTATATACTAGTGAAAGT ACTCCATAATTCTTCGATGGAGACTGGATTTGATGAACTAACCTTAAGGCATTTCATTACATTAGCTCTTTCTCAGTCTTTTGGAATATTTGGATCTGCCATATCTGTGGACATACTTCACAGGAACGCGTCGCTTCTGTATCTTAGGTGTCACATCAA TGATTCTGAAAAGGTTTTATTAGCCCTTGGATCATATATCCGAGAGCCAGAACAAGTTCGTTTTCAAGTATTACACGCAACAAATATTTTGGCTGAAATTGGGCCAAATCGATCTCAATTTACTAAATCATTACTTTAA
- the erg27 gene encoding 3-keto sterol reductase Erg27: MSFRKYALITGSNSGLGFGIAARLLEFYKPRIEDEPETFTIILTCRSRAKAEDACKRLKELFPERKIRLEYVILDLSNMQSVEEAALEIKARYPKLDYVYLNAGAWDLQGINWMQAIFATIMNPVKALTYPTFYKEAMGSTSEDSMGYIFQSNVFGHYYLKTRLCELSVLGSSTKVVLTGSLVAKKESLNFDDIQCLHGERPYQSSKRLLDILHYAEIESGLPYQQYLVHPGLCTTNMYQTFLGFIVIFAKLGFWLCRLLGSPWHTVSPYTAAYAFLWIATQSHIEDENIKWGSATTMSGKEKILPTSIELVLPSDKTKSMTYMHDLYKEWKHKLNVS, translated from the exons ATGAGCTTTCGAAAATATGCGTTAATCACTGGTTCCAATAG CGGCCTAGGCTTTGGAATTGCCGCTCGTTTACTAGAATTTTATAAACCTAGAATAGAGGATGAGCCAGAAACGTTTACCATCATCTTGACATGCAGGAGTCGTGCAAAAGCTGAAGATGCTTGCAAAAGGTTAAAGGAGTTATTTcctgaaagaaaaattagacTGGAATACGTTATCCTAGATTTGTCAAATATGCAATCGGTTGAAGAAGCCGCTTTAGAAATCAAAGCTCGATACCCTAAGTTAGACTACGTTTACCTCAATGCAGGAGCATGGGATCTACAAGGCATAAATTGGATGCAAGCTATATTCGCTACGATCATGAATCCCGTAAAGGCGCTTACTTATCCAACTTTTTATAAGGAAGCCATGGGAAGTACTAGCGAGGATTCAATGGGctatatttttcaaagtaatGTATTTGGTCATTATTATCTT AAAACGCGTCTTTGTGAACTATCCGTTCTGGGATCTTCTACTAAAGTAGTTTTAACTGGAAGTCTTGTAGCTAAAAAGGAATCTCTCAACTTTGATGATATACAATGTCTACACGGCGAAAGACCTTACCAGTCATCGAAGCGTTTATTGGACATTCTGCATTATGCTGAAATCGAAAGCGGTCTCCCGTACCAGCAATACCTTGTTCACCCAGGATTGTGCACTACTAATATGTATCAAACGTTTTTAGGTTTTATTGTAATATTTGCCAAGCTCGGTTTTTGGCTTTGTCGTTTGTTGGGAAGTCCATGGCATACCGTCTCGCCTTACACAGCAGCGTATGCTTTCCTTTGGATAGCTACTCAATCTCACATTGAAGacgaaaatataaaatggGGAAGTGCCACCACCATGTctggaaaggaaaaaattcTTCCCACGTCTATTGAATTAGTACTTCCTTCggataaaacaaaatccaTGACCTATATGCATGACTTATATAAAGAATGGAAACATAAACTCAATGTGTCATGA
- the dus2 gene encoding tRNA/mRNA dihydrouridine synthase Dus2, with translation MGLLNYSNKICLAPMVRIGELPTRLLALRYGANLVWGPEIVDKALVGGTLVQRIVNDRVNCIDFVKPPTNKVLFRVHPLEANRLVFQLGSASPDLAVQAAKLVADDVAGIDLNCGCPKHFSVHAGMGAGLLKEPDRLISILRALVKEVGVPHNVSISCKIRLLETKEKTLALVERLCSTGIRAITIHCRTTPMRNTEPANRGYLHDIVDLCKKHNVAILVNGDVSGYEDGKKLIEQYKLDGVLIARAAEKNVSCFRSEGPLSNRNLALDYLKMALEVENNFGNTKYCLTQIMQGAFRKDVRQAAQCAKSYDELKNAFALEQKHSDASGIVSAPGHEKSIMFAFENSSKLLKALSNEITAKQLAASSFTKLIVYKPDSEKIEDYPDYNEKFKSHGIDLMIASTDDLASKIGQSNLIVCSKEEHSISFEALSTHKQILQFSSTELESLYNTQEESNRANDFPNAQADFFYDILFKKIKGFNTKKEVTA, from the exons ATGGGACTATTAAACTACAGTAATAAGATTTGCTTAGCTCCCATGGTACGAATTGGTGAGCTTCCAACGAGATTATTAGCTCTTCGTTATGGGGCAAACTTGGTTTGGGGACCAGAAATTGTAGACAAAGCTTTGGTAGGTGGGACCTTGGTGCAAAGAATAGTAAATG ATCGGGTGAATTGTATCGATTTTGTTAAGCCTCCTACAAACAAAGTTCTCTTTCGTGTACATCCTTTAGAGGCTAATCGATTGGTTTTTCAACTAGGTTCTGCTTCCCCGGATTTAGCTGTACAAGCTGCAAAACTTGTAGCCGACGATGTTGCTGGCATCGACTTGAACTGTGGTTGTCCGAAGCACTTCTCCGTTCATGCTGGTATGGGTGCGGGTCTATTAAAAGAACCAGATCGCCTCATATCAATTTTACGGGCTTTAGTGAAGGAGGTGGGAGTTCCACACAATGTTTCAATTAGCTGTAAAATCCGTCTTTTGGAGACTAAAGAGAAAACCTTAGCACTAGTTGAGCGTCTCTGTTCAACTGGAATCCGTGCAATCACGATTCATTGCCGTACAACTCCCATGCGGAATACAGAGCCAGCAAATCGGGGCTATTTGCATGATATCGTCGATCTTTGCAAAAAACATAATGTTGCCATTCTTGTAAATGGAGACGTCTCTGGTTATGAAGATGGAAAAAAGCTTATAGAGCAATACAAGTTGGATGGTGTATTGATTGCTAGAGCTGcggaaaagaatgtttcTTGTTTCCGTTCAGAAGGTCCTTTGTCCAACCGTAATTTGGCTTTGGACTATCTTAAAATG GCATTGGAGgttgaaaacaattttgGTAACACAAAGTATTGTTTAACTCAAATTATGCAAGGAGCGTTCAGAAAAGACGTCAGACAAGCTGCGCAATGCGCAAAGAGCTATgatgaattaaaaaatgcTTTCGCCTTGGAACAAAAGCATTCTGATGCGTCCGGAATAGTATCTGCTCCCGGGCATGAAAAGTCAATTATGTTCGCTTTCGAAAACAGCTCTaagcttttgaaagcaCTATCAAACGAGATTACCGCGAAACAGCTAGCCGCTTCTTCATTTACAAAGTTGATTGTTTACAAACCAGACAGCGAAAAAATCGAGGATTATCCTGACTACAATGAGAAATTTAAAAGTCATGGAATTGACTTGATGATTGCTTCAACCGATGATTTAGCCTCTAAAATTGGCCAGTCCAATCTGATCGTCTGCtccaaagaagaacatTCGATATCTTTTGAAGCATTAAGTACCCATAAACAGATCCTAcaattttcttcaactgAACTCGAATCCTTATATAATacacaagaagaatctaATAGAGCCAACGATTTTCCGAACGCCCAGGCTGATTTTTTCTACGAtatccttttcaaaaaaataaaaggctTTAATACCAAAAAGGAGGTCACTGCTTAA